In Vreelandella piezotolerans, one genomic interval encodes:
- the parE gene encoding DNA topoisomerase IV subunit B: MTQFDASQYGASSIEVLSGLEPVRKRPGMYTDTSRPNHLAQEVIDNSVDEALAGHASSISVVLQSDGAIEVQDNGRGMPIDLHPEHGVSGVELILTKLHAGGKFSSSSYRFSGGLHGVGVSVVNALSRRLEVEVTRDGARHAIAFEHGEKVEELHEVGKAAKRATGTLVRFWPDESYFDSPKLALSKLKHLLRAKAVLCPGLAVTLVEPDGTKTEWAYADGLRDYLAEATDGYEVLPKEPFVGHFSDDEHGVDWAIQWLPEGGEALLESYVNLIPTPQGGTHVNGFRSGLLDALREFCEYRSLLPRGIKLTAEDLWERASFVLSVKMLDPQFAGQTKERLSSRTIAGFVSGVVKDAFSLWLNHHVEQAEQLAELVISAAQQRQKKSKKVARKKVTSGPALPGKLADCSGQDPAQSELFLVEGDSAGGSAKQARNRDTQAILPLRGKILNTWEVDSHDIYGSQEVHDIAVAIGADPGSADLEKLRYHKICILADADSDGLHIATLLCALFVKHFPALVDAGHVFVAMPPLYRIDLGKEVHYALDESEKAAILKQLAKKRGTPNVQRFKGLGEMSPLQLRETTMAVETRRLVQLTLDEGDGTLEMMDMLLAKKRASDRKKWLEDYGNLADIEV, encoded by the coding sequence TCCCAATCACCTCGCGCAAGAAGTCATCGACAACAGTGTCGACGAGGCGCTGGCCGGGCATGCGTCGAGCATTAGCGTGGTGCTGCAGAGTGACGGCGCCATCGAGGTGCAGGATAACGGTCGGGGCATGCCCATCGACCTGCACCCGGAGCACGGCGTATCGGGGGTCGAGCTCATTCTCACCAAGCTGCACGCGGGCGGTAAGTTCTCTTCGTCGAGCTACCGCTTTTCGGGCGGCCTTCACGGCGTGGGCGTCTCGGTGGTCAATGCGCTGTCGCGACGCTTGGAAGTCGAAGTCACCCGCGACGGCGCCCGTCACGCCATTGCCTTCGAGCACGGCGAAAAAGTCGAAGAGCTGCACGAAGTCGGTAAGGCCGCCAAACGTGCCACCGGCACCCTGGTACGCTTCTGGCCGGACGAGAGCTACTTCGACAGCCCGAAGCTCGCGCTCTCCAAACTGAAACACCTGCTGCGTGCCAAAGCGGTGCTGTGCCCAGGGCTCGCGGTCACCCTGGTCGAGCCGGATGGCACCAAAACCGAGTGGGCCTACGCCGATGGCCTGCGCGACTACTTGGCCGAAGCCACCGATGGTTACGAGGTGCTGCCCAAAGAGCCGTTCGTCGGCCACTTCAGCGACGACGAGCACGGCGTGGACTGGGCCATTCAGTGGCTGCCGGAGGGCGGCGAGGCGCTGCTCGAAAGTTACGTCAACCTGATTCCCACGCCCCAGGGTGGCACGCATGTCAACGGCTTTCGGTCCGGCCTGCTAGACGCCCTCCGGGAGTTCTGTGAATACCGCAGCCTGCTGCCACGCGGCATCAAGCTGACCGCCGAGGATTTATGGGAGCGCGCCTCCTTCGTGCTTTCGGTGAAAATGCTCGACCCCCAGTTTGCGGGACAGACCAAGGAGCGCCTCTCGTCGCGCACCATTGCGGGGTTCGTGTCCGGGGTCGTCAAAGACGCCTTTTCGCTGTGGCTGAACCATCACGTCGAGCAGGCCGAACAGCTAGCCGAGCTAGTGATCAGCGCCGCCCAGCAGCGTCAAAAGAAGTCGAAGAAGGTTGCGCGGAAGAAGGTCACGTCAGGCCCAGCGCTACCCGGCAAGTTGGCGGACTGCTCCGGTCAGGACCCGGCGCAGAGCGAGCTGTTTTTAGTCGAGGGGGACTCGGCCGGTGGCAGCGCCAAGCAGGCGCGTAACCGCGATACTCAGGCCATCCTGCCGCTGCGTGGCAAGATCCTCAACACCTGGGAAGTCGACTCCCACGATATTTACGGCTCCCAGGAAGTGCACGATATTGCCGTGGCGATTGGTGCTGATCCGGGCAGCGCCGACCTCGAAAAGCTGCGCTATCACAAGATCTGCATCCTGGCGGATGCCGACTCCGACGGGCTGCACATCGCCACGCTGCTCTGCGCGCTGTTCGTCAAACACTTCCCCGCTCTGGTCGATGCCGGGCATGTCTTCGTGGCCATGCCGCCGCTCTACCGGATCGACCTGGGTAAAGAGGTGCATTACGCCCTGGATGAGAGCGAGAAAGCCGCCATTTTGAAACAGCTAGCGAAAAAACGCGGCACCCCCAACGTTCAGCGCTTCAAAGGGCTGGGGGAGATGAGCCCGCTGCAGCTACGCGAAACCACCATGGCAGTGGAAACCCGCCGTCTCGTACAGCTCACGCTGGACGAGGGCGACGGCACCCTGGAAATGATGGACATGCTGCTCGCCAAAAAGCGCGCCAGCGACCGCAAGAAGTGGTTAGAAGATTACGGTAACTTGGCAGACATTGAGGTATGA